CAAGACCAACAATCAAACCAACACCAAAGCCCACCAACCTATCAACAACCAAAAATCCCTCACAGCGATCAGATTCCTGCTTCCAGGCATCtgagttggggaaggggaagatgaAGGCAGTGGGAATGAAAAGCTGAAAGGATAGGTAGAGAGAGgccactaaagaaaaaaaagaagttaaaccaGGACGAAGAGGAGTGTGTGGGACCATGAAAGTAGAGGAGGCACAGGACAAAGTTCTAGGGAAATAGAAATGAGTAAGTGGAAGCTACAAGGAGAAGAAGGATACAAAATAAAGGCAGGGAGCGAAcatggtagagagagaaggaagcagacaggaAGAAAGTAGGAGACAAGCTAATGACGGGGCAGAGATGAGATACACCAACTCATGCTGTGGTTGTCCTTAGCGAGTGCCGGCCTGGATTCCAAATacttttcctctcctgtttttcTGGCATGAGGTCCAGTTCTGGTAATGATTCTGTTCTTTTTGTGGCCAGATTGTTAGCTAAGTCTTAGATCCTAGGCCCATCAGCTCTTAGAGTAAAACCTCTATTTGTTAAGGTAACTTAGAAGTTCTTCAAAACTGGAAGAGCTTAAAGAGGAGGAGTACAGAATTTAAAAGACATGATTCaacaggaaggtttttttttttttttttaagaggctttAAAATTCTGGGGGAAACAGCTCAGTGTGTATCATTTAATCAGTctggtcattcatttattctttcattgacttggcaagtgtttattgagcacctactctgtgccggGCACTGTTATGTGCAGTAGGGGTGGGTACACCAAAGTCTGGCTCAGTGAAGTTTAATtccagggaggcagacagaccaGAAGCAAGTCAACAATCACACAGATACTGTGGAATGTGCTAGGTGCCATGACAAAGCAGGATAAGGGAATGGAGCACGATGGGTGTGAGGGGCAATTCTAGATAGTGTAGTTAGACGAGACTCTCAGAAGAGGTGATGACATTGGAATAGAGACTTTAGCAGGGTGATGGGATGTGTCCTGCTGTTACTAGcatgttgttttcatttcagaTTGCCACACATTAGGAAGAATCTAAACAGTAGCTTTCTCAAGTGAGTTACAGGAAAAATCAGGAGAATAGAGAGCCGAAAGCCAGatcacatgaaaaaaagttcaaaatagggGCAATGTTGAGCCtaagagaggagaaggagctTAGGAGGAATGTGATGGATCTCTTCAAATTCTTTAAGGACCCTGCAGAAGAGACTCTAGATTTGTTCTGTTTGGGCTACACGGTAGAAGGTTGGGGGGGCAGCCAGCAGCTGAGCAAAGAGGAAATGGGTTGAGTCGTTTGGTACAGGAAGATTGACCACTTGATAGTGATACTGTAGAGGGGATAAGAGGGTCAGATGAATGGTTAGACTGGATGACCTTTAAGATCTTTTCTTAAAGTCTTTGATTCTATGACCTTTAGTAACGGTGAAATGATTACCTCACAAAACACCCCATTTCATGACCTTTTCACTGCAGACAGAGAATGAAATGTGAATGAGGCAGTCATCTTTGAGAAAGGAAGGTAGAGTCCAATGGATTTCTTTCCCAATGTATTACCAAATGCTTGGTTTCCTAAGTGATTCACTAATTGAATCCTTCTCAAAACTGGGTAAAGTCCTCTGCCATTCACTTCCAAGGGCCACTGGGCAAGTCCAGCCAATGACTCAAGACCCTGATCAAGCTTTGGACGTGTCATCTGGCAACAAAACAAATGGGTACGGTAGTTTCCACCCCCACCTCTTATCTACAGtctctgtggtttcagttatCCAGAGTCAACCTGGGGCCAGAAGCAGCTGTTCCTCCTTCAGCAGTAGCCTAACGCTAAGTCACCAtgcctatgtcattcacctcCCTGGATCTCATCATGTAGGCACATGTTaccatctcacatcatcacaagaaggaaAGGGGTCAGTGTAGTATATTATtttgagtgagaaagagacaCCATTTACCTAACTTTTAATACAATATCATTATCCTATTTTATTGGTTATTGTTagtaatctcttactgtgcctaatttagaagttaaactttatcataggtatgtacatataggaaaaaatatagtgtGTCTGGAGAGCTCGGTACTATTTATGATTTCAGGCATCCCCTGGGAGTGTTAGAATGTATCTTCTGTGGACAAGAGGGGGCTACTGTAGTAGCCCACTCAGGGAGCTGCctccttttcttttggtttcagtccccacttccctctctggCAGGTTTTTTGCATCATTTTAGAGGAATTAAAGCCGAGTCCAGGAAATCAGTCCAGTCTCAAGGGCTCAGCTTACTCCATCACTTactcttctttcctctgctgCAGGAAGGTCATCGGCCCAAGCCCGCTGAGAACTTCTGCCTACCCTTGATGTCTCAGGAAAAAAAGTTACGATCTGGACTGAAACCAACCTTTCCTGTGACCCTGTCGGAGGATCCTACATCCAAGCGAGAACAGTGGTTTAGGTGTAGTCCCAGCTCTTGTACTCATTTTCTTCCCTATCATGTCCTTATTCATGTTACTATCTTTTTTCATCACAATTTAACGAAAGCTTTTCGATTGTAGGAAATATATAGAACTGCATAATAAGACAGCTTTCCTACATGACCCCCAACCTCATTTATTTCCTAATGAAAAGAGACAGTAATGCAAAACTAAGGTTTTTCACTGAGAATGATTTTCAAGAGTGAAAAGAAGTACTCAAAGAGCTATGAGAGGAAACAGAACAGTATTTTCCCCCAGTGCATGTAAAGAGCTGTGGCTTAGGAACAATATGCTAGGAGATTTCATTTGAAACCAGGTACAGGAGCAACCCACATTTAatttggggaggagagaagatcctttattttatttttactttttaaatattttaaattttcattttaaaaagattttattgatttatttgacagagagagccagagagcccaAGTGGGGTCGGGTGgggaatggcagaaggagagggagaagcaggctccccactgagcagagagcccaacatggggctggatcccaggaccctgggatcatgacctgagcctaaggcagatgcttaactgactgagccacccaggcaaccaagAAGACATTTTAGAGTTCCTTCACAGATTTACAATGCTGGGTTCTAGAAGTATCCCTCCTGTTGAGCAATACTCCCACTCCATACCAATGAGCATTCTCTAGTGactgtcctttcttctctcccagaaTTGGAATGTAGTGAGTGCTTCCATTAATGCCCTGCCCTAGGATCTATTAAATGAGCTTTCTTTCTTAAGGTTTTCCACCGACAATGATTTCAAGAGCGAAGGGAAGTATTTAAAGGTCTATGCtttgaggaaacagaaacaaatgtaTCCCCAGCTCAACTTTTCTTCAGTCTGTAAAAGAGATATGAGGAAAGATGGTaagcttctttcttttaaagcaaaGGTTTATAGATCTCAGATGTGGGCAGGAGGCACAATCTTTTGGGGACAAGAGATAAGGGCAAATCAACCTCTCTCATGGAAGTTCTGGAAACTATTTTTCCTTGTAGCATAGATGCTAAGAATTGTTAAGAGGCCTGAGTGATACTAGGCTTTGGACCCTGTTAAAacctcaaatttcttttttttttttaaactctcaaatTTCAGGAAAGCTCTAGCCTAGTGTTTCCCAAACTACATCGCCTACCACTTTGATAGTTTTAGCCGTATTGGTGTATTATTTGCCCTGTTActtggtgtttttctttaaaacttttttttgttgttgttgttcctttcttAATACTGTATCATACGATATAATAGTTACATTTTTTCCCAATATAAATTTAGTcgaatttataataattaaaatttaaaatatttatctatgtatCATCTAAAACCACCTTGTATTTTGCACATCAGACTTTGTGGAAAACTATTCTAGAAGGACCAAAGGATAAGTCTGAGGTTCATGAGTTTCTTTGGGATCGAGGCGTACACGGCGTAGAAGGGGTTTGTGATAAGGTTTTACAGAAGAGAATGCAATGAAAATGCTCCTTACACATtatcattcatttaacatttatggGGCAACTGTAAGTGTTGAACACTTACCAAGCTCCAAGACTGTTTTTCCCCCCCCAGTTCTATAATAATAAGTAGGGATGTTTATTTCCTTCAAGGGAAATTCCACCCCTCCACCAAGGTAAGGTTTGAGCTTTATAAGCAAGGTATGATGAACATAACAGTTAATAGCACATTAAGTAAAGGTGGAGTTACATCTTAAATGATATTGTGCGTAGGATATCAGCAGTTTGGTTTAAGTCAATACTGGGGGAAATAATTTCTCTGGAATCTAGAATCTAGTCTAGattagaatttctctttctcaaggGCATGAATCTTTAAGGATCTacccaatttacatttctaaatagaACACATAATATCTCTGTCTATAGCAACTAGGAGATCTCTGGTGACTTTACAGTTTCCCCTAAGAAAAGTGAGTACCCTACTCCCTTATGTATCCAAAGGGCCCCTTGTGATGCTTTCCCTAAACAAAGACAATGGGGGCTATGAAGTTGAAACAATGTCTCCACTTCAAGCAAAAGAGACTGCTAGCCAACCCTCCTTCTGCCAATAGTCAGTCTCCTTACCAGTTTGCTGGGCATCTAAATAAAGAAAGATTAGGTAGAGAATGGTTTGGATGGGGGCCATAATTGGTTGGGAAGTGATTAGGAGGCCATCCAAGAGACAGATGATAGGAACTGAATTAAGGTGATAGCAGTAGGAATAAGGAAACAGATTCACGGGGTATTTACAAGACATAATACATCAAAGAAGTGCGGAGGGATGGAAGCAAGAAGAGCCCAGATTGGAAACTTCCACGAACAGGCAGAGGTTGAAAGAGAATCTGGATAAAGTGAGGACcctgaagccaaaggcagaaacagtTTCTTAGGTACACGCTCAGACAGGAAAACGGAACACCACCTACATTTTAGGAAAAGGCTAAGAGGAATATGAATGAATGTACCAGTGAGTACACCCTACTGAGTTGTCTAAGTGTTCATAGGGTTGCAGGTGGGATCATTTGAAAGGGGTGGGATGAAACAGGGAAGTCTCCAAACTGGCAGTATTTTAAACAGGGTTTTGATGAAGGGAAGGAATCCACAACTACAAAGAAGGTTGGGCATGGTAGTCCATGGTCTAAAATTTACCCTCTTGCTAAGAGTAAACTTTCTTGGTCTCTCCAAGCgggtctccttcctgcctcacattgagtgTCCTAAATCTTCTGGAAATCCACATTCACCAAGGCGCCCTGTGCTTTGTTGCAGTTGCAAAGTCAGGGAATGACCCGCCGACTTCCAAGATGATTTGGGAACCACTAACCCTTTCTTCGCTCCTGGAAGAGAAACCCATCAGAACTGTGCCAGGGGGGAGCATGTTCCGCAATGGAAGGGCCCAGCAGTGGGTAATCAAAAACGCCACTGTCGTCAAGTGAAAACAAACCCTCCGGGCCTCCCGCCTCGGTCTCCAGAGACTAAGGGGACTGCAGAAGTCACCTCCCAGGGCGTGCCAACCTAATAAAGTCGCATTCTGCCCGCTCCGGGCCAGGGCCAGCCCCCAGCTCCAACCTGTCGCTGCAGGGGCCCGGACGcagcccaggggccccagcccctggccccgcCTCCGCccggctgggggaggaggagagggcgtGGCCGCGTCCCCAGGGGACCAGAGCGGCCGCGACAGCCGGGGGAGGGCGGGCCTTCTCCCCGAGTGACGGGACGGCGACCCAACCGGCGCCAGAGCACGGGGCCGGCCTTCCTGCAGTCTCTTCCGCTCGCCGGCTGCGGCGCCTGGGACGGTTGCGGTGGGTCTGGGCGCTGGGAAGTCGTCCAAGATGATTAAAAAATTCGACAAGAAGGACGAGGAGTCTGGTACGCGCTGGGCTTCTGACGCCCACCCTCAGCCGCTGGGGCCCCTTCCCCGCCCGCCGACACCTGCTCTCGGGGGCCGCGGACCCGAAGGCGTGGGCGCCGGTGTGCCAGGGGGCCGGAGTTGGAGcccgcccctccctccgcccGGCTCCGCTCTGCCGCAGCCTGGGGCCTGCCCCTAGCCCCTCCCCCGGGCGCCGGAGCCTCCCCTCGGGTCGCGCGctcccgccccgcgcccgcgcgCCGCGTCCGGCGGCTcggcggccccgccccccgctcccgccccctccccagggcgCAGCCCCTCGGAGCCGCCTCCGCCGCGCTCGCGGGGGGGTGGGCTGTCCGCTGAGGAGGCGGGCCCGCGGCGCGTGGCCGAGGGAGTGGGTGCGCGCGTGTGAGAGCGGGGGGCGCTGGTCGTGGTAGGCCCGTAGCGGGTCTGGGCTCGACGGGAcagtgtgtgtacgtgtgtgtacgAACTTGGAAGTGCCTTGTACCTTCCAGTCTTCCGCCCCCCAGGGGGTTCAGACTGTCCCGTGGTACAAGGTCATTTAATGCTGAGGCATCCAGAAGTGAGTGCGTTCTTGATACCCGTCCTTGGTCCAGAGCAAAAGGGGAAGATGCCAAGCCACCTGAAAACAACCCCCTCCAAACTCCCAAACCAAAACCCCCCAGTGTTTGGTGCTGCTCTCCCATGGTGTAGTCGAGATTTGGTTTTAGGAAATCTCCATGGCCTCTTCCAGCTTGATATGATAGGGTTCTTTACTGAACTCTTTTTTGCCTCGCAGTAATTGTTGGAAACATGTAAGATAGTGCTTGCCTTTGGGGAGATCCAAAGGGCCCAGCCACCATCTCATCCATCTTAGCTGTGTGCCCGTGACATACACTTGTCACATTCATGTGAAAAGAGGACGGGGGAAGAGGGCACTCATTTGGGGCAGGGATCCTGCAAAAGAGAAGTA
This genomic stretch from Mustela erminea isolate mMusErm1 chromosome 11, mMusErm1.Pri, whole genome shotgun sequence harbors:
- the TSGA13 gene encoding testis-specific gene 13 protein, translating into MDQKRYAKFQQHKSSLPRTISVKLEKATVVDNDEICDPVGPSKFVLKNLQLYTVHPNLAKYYEPLKPTAVQKFLARNEKIRSFMLKVAEYDQDKTLLIMTNNPLPCPIDQEGKDMAPKYFSKELLLKEGHRPKPAENFCLPLMSQEKKLRSGLKPTFPVTLSEDPTSKREQWFRFSTDNDFKSEGKYLKVYALRKQKQMYPQLNFSSVCKRDMRKDVAKSGNDPPTSKMIWEPLTLSSLLEEKPIRTVPGGSMFRNGRAQQWVIKNATVVK